The sequence TCGAGGGAGCCAAACGGTTCTACGGCGACGTCCTCGGCTGGACCTTCGGCGAGTCGTCGCCGGAGTACGGCAACTACACCCAGGCCCATGTGGGCGGCAAGGCGGTGGCAGCGGTCGTCCCGCCCATGCCCGGCCAGGAGGGGCAGTCGCAGTGGTGCCTGTACTTCGCCTCGCCGGACGCCGCCGCCACCGCGCGGAAGGTCCGCGACAACGGCGGCGAGATCCTGATGGAACCGATGAAGGTCGGCGACTTCGGCACCATGTGCCTGGCCCGGGAGCCCAGCGGAGCCGTGTTCGGCGTCTGGCAGGCCGGTACCCACGAGGGATTCGAGGCGACCGGGACCCCGGGCGCCTACTGCTGGGCCGAGGTCTTCACGCGTGAACCGGAGAAGGCCGACACCTTCCTCTGTGCCGTCTTCCCCTACCGCATGAAGCAGATGGAGGACCACGCCGTCGACTTCCGGCTCTTCGACGTGGCCGAGAACACCGTCCTCGGCCGGATGAAGATGACGGACGACTTCCCGCCCGAGGTGCCGTCGTACATCAACGTCTACTTCACCGTCGACGACTGCGACCAGGCGGTGGAGCGTGCCGTCAAGCTCGGCGGTGTCCTGCGCTTCGGGCCGATGAGCAGCCCCTTCGGCCGGTTCGCGGCCCTCAGCGACCCGCAGGGCGCGAACTTCTCGGTGATCGACATCACGACCACCGAGGGGGAGATGCCGTCGGTCAGGGACGTGTGAGGTCAGGGGCGGGTCACCGGCCGCCCGCGGCCGGACGCCGGACACGGCCGGCCCTGCGGCCATGGCATGATCGTGCGCATGCGTGAACGTGTGGTGGCCGCGTGCGACGGGGCTTCGAAGGGAAACCCCGGACCGGCCGGATGGGCGTGGGTGGTCTCCGACGACGAGCGGACGCCCGCCCGCTGGGAGGCGGGCCCGCTCGGCCGGGCCACGAACAACGTCGCCGAACTCACCGCCCTGGAACGCCTGCTCACCGCGATCGAGCCGGATGTGCCGCTGGAGATCCGCATGGACTCCCAGTACGCGATGAAGGCGGTCACCACCTGGCTGCCCGGCTGGAAGCGCAACGGCTGGAAGACCGCCGCCGGCAAGCCGGTCGCCAACCAGGACCTGGTCGTGCGCATCGACGAACTGCTCGACGGCCGGTCGGTTCAGTTCCGCTACGTCCCGGCCCACCAGGTCGACGGCGACCCGCTGAACGACTTCGCCGACCGCGCGGCCAGCCAGGCGGCCTCGGTGCAGGAGACGGCCGGCAGCGCGCTCGGCTCCCCGGAGCCGCCGCCCTCGCCCGACACCCCGAAGGCGGCGGCCCCGCGCAAGAAGGCGCCCCGCCGCACCGGCGGCGGGGCGGCCTCCGCGGTGTCCGCCGTGTCCTCGTCGTCTCGCACCATCAAGGCCAAGTTCCCCGGCCGCTGCCTGTGCGGCCGCTCCTACGCGGCGGGCGAGTCCATCGCCAAGAACGCGCAGGGCTGGGGCCACCCGGACTGCCGTACGGCCGAGGCCTGATCAGCCGTCACCGGACGTCCCCGACGTCCCCGGCTGCCGCCGGCCGTCCCCGGGCGGCCCCGGCTGCCCTCAGCTGTCGAAGGTGTAGAACTTCGTGTGGTCCAGCAGGTCCGCCGGGCGCACGTCGTTCCACGGCTTCATGGTCTCGTTCAGGTCCACGACGTCCGCGGTGCCGCCCGTCGGCACATACCCCGCGTCCGGGTGCCGGCTCTGCCACTCGGCCCACAGCTTGTCGACGTAGGCGTGGTGCAGCCAGAACACCGGGTCGTTGGGGGAGACGCCGGTCCCCATCTGCCCGCCGACCCAGACATGGACCCGGTTGTGCAGATTGACTCCGCGCCAGCCCTCCAGGTTGTTGCGGAAACCGTCCGCGGCGCTGTTGTACGGCTCCATGTCGTACGTCGATATGGACAGCACCGACTCCACCTCCGCGCGCGTGGGCAGCTCGCGCACGCCCGTGCCGAGCGAACGGCGCAGGAACGTACGCCCGTCCACCCGCACGTTCATCGGCCAGTTGCCGGCCGACGCGGCGAAGGGACCGTCCATCACCCGGCCGTCGGAGCTGCGCCCGGTGCCGCCGAGGAAGTCCGGTGCCCACAGGGAGGCGCGCAGGGTGCGGTCGGTGCTCCAGTCCCAGTACGGCAGGGCGACCGAGGAGTC comes from Streptomyces sp. FXJ1.172 and encodes:
- a CDS encoding ribonuclease H family protein, which encodes MIVRMRERVVAACDGASKGNPGPAGWAWVVSDDERTPARWEAGPLGRATNNVAELTALERLLTAIEPDVPLEIRMDSQYAMKAVTTWLPGWKRNGWKTAAGKPVANQDLVVRIDELLDGRSVQFRYVPAHQVDGDPLNDFADRAASQAASVQETAGSALGSPEPPPSPDTPKAAAPRKKAPRRTGGGAASAVSAVSSSSRTIKAKFPGRCLCGRSYAAGESIAKNAQGWGHPDCRTAEA
- the melC2 gene encoding tyrosinase MelC2 is translated as MTVRKNQATLTVDEKKRFVDAVLELKRSGRYDDFVRTHNEFIMSDTDTGERTGHRSPSFLPWHRRFLLDFEQALQSVDSSVALPYWDWSTDRTLRASLWAPDFLGGTGRSSDGRVMDGPFAASAGNWPMNVRVDGRTFLRRSLGTGVRELPTRAEVESVLSISTYDMEPYNSAADGFRNNLEGWRGVNLHNRVHVWVGGQMGTGVSPNDPVFWLHHAYVDKLWAEWQSRHPDAGYVPTGGTADVVDLNETMKPWNDVRPADLLDHTKFYTFDS
- a CDS encoding VOC family protein, translated to MAVQPEGTPCWADAMFSDVEGAKRFYGDVLGWTFGESSPEYGNYTQAHVGGKAVAAVVPPMPGQEGQSQWCLYFASPDAAATARKVRDNGGEILMEPMKVGDFGTMCLAREPSGAVFGVWQAGTHEGFEATGTPGAYCWAEVFTREPEKADTFLCAVFPYRMKQMEDHAVDFRLFDVAENTVLGRMKMTDDFPPEVPSYINVYFTVDDCDQAVERAVKLGGVLRFGPMSSPFGRFAALSDPQGANFSVIDITTTEGEMPSVRDV